GTATTAAGGCATTAGTGCTCAATCTATGTTTCCAGAagataaatatttaaattttctacATCACTTCAAACTTTAGGTATATACTTAAATTAGGAGTAATTCTTGTTGGGGATATGGTTTGGAACAACTCTTGAGTACAATTTCTCCTAACAAACAAATCAGGCTTTTCTGTTTTAATATTCCTAactctttttgtttgtttttggtgTAGCACTGCTGGACATGAGGCATCAGGGACTAGCTGCATGAAATTTCTTATGAATGGCTGTTTACTTTTAGCTACTGAAGATGGTTCTACCATTGAAATTATGGAAGAAATAGGGGCAGATAACATGGTAAGCACCATAACAAACTGGGTTTATGACTATAAGAATACCATTTAGCGGTTCTGTTCTCACATTGTTGGTGATAAAATAGATGTAGGATCAAATATGTGGTTTCTGAGAGCAAAATATCCAGCAAACCAACCTTTGATGGATGGGATTTGGTTTATGTATTTAGTTTTCTGAGTATTTTTAAcagtcagatattaatataaatttagCCTTTAACTATgagcttaagcttttagttcaattagttCCATGACATGGCATCAGAGTCTCTTTGACCAAGCGATCAAGGCTCAATTCCTGACAACCCCATTTGATGATTTaatttcaacacatggtaaggtgGCATGCGTTGTTCACTCTCCAAGCCCAGTTGGCATTCGCGTGTGGGATGTgttagatattaatataaattgggCATTTAACTAtaagcttaagcttttagttcaattgattcCATGACATTAACCAACTCATTGAAAGTTCTccttgttttgttttttcctaTTAGTACTAATTACGAAATTTCTGTGCATATATACTTTTGGATAAATAGCTCTCTGATGGAATAAATTTTCCTTCCAGTTTTTGTTCGGTGCGAAATCTCATGAAGTTCCAGTTTTACGTGAGAAGGGACCTGCAGTTAAAGTGCCTCGCCAGTTTGCTCGTGTTGTAAGGTATATGATTAAGTTGGTAACACCGTCCCGTCCTTCCTTAAAACACAAGAAAGAGATTTCCTTCCACATTAACCAGATATCTACTTGGCTTCTGAAGAGTGAAGCTAAAAATGGCTTTTTGGCTTTTtaaggatcaaaagcttaacACCCAGGTTATTGATAGACTTTATTGCCTTCGATATCGCTTAAGATATCCTGATGGCGTTTTGTGCTTCTACAAGGAGTGGATAAAAGCTTTATTCTGCTTGGTTTTCATTTATGTTCCACGCATGAAAATAGGTGTATTATGTTAGGCTCTAAGACTAAATTAACCAAGTTGCAGgatcaaaataataaaaagagaaagaaaaaaatgttaGGAAAACTACCTAGCGTGTTTGAAATGCGACTGTGCTATCGTTAGCTCTATGTTATTTTCGTTTGAATTTACCTTCCTCTCATACTGGCCTAAGCATTCTGAGCTTGGTTCTTTTAGTCATCAAATTGCATAATGTTAAACACAATTAATATTGCACATTGCACATTCAAGATTCACCTGTTATGTTATGCTGCTGATCTGGATTTTGACCCACTTTTACATTTAGGATGGTCCGAAATGGCCATTTTGGCTTCGAGCAATATTTTGAATCACTATGCGACAGCGTTGAAGTTGGGAAGGACTATTACCTCCTGGGTTCTGATTTTGAGAGCTATCTAGAGGCACAGGTCATATTTCTTCCATTCATATACTTATATCTATAtggtaaattaaaaaaacaaaacaaaaatcctGACATCAGATAAATGAATGCAGGCAGCTGCAGATAAAGCATTTGCTGATCAAGAGAAGTGGACTCGGATGAGCATTCTCAGCACAGCTGGATCTGGAAGATTTAGCAGTGATAGAACAATTGAAGATTATGCAGAGCACACATGGGGAATTGAACCTTGTAGGTGTCCTATCTGATCGCAACTTATTAATGGAAAGCACCACGTTCGATCTTCGCATCCGTAACACTAGTTATAGCATCAGTTCATGCCCAAGGCTGAACTACTACACACCCAGTAGGTAAATTTCTCTTTTACTTGTGATTTCCGGATACAATCGCATCAGATTCGGAGGAGGATATGAAACCTCTTGTGCAACTTGAGGAGAAACAGTATTTATACCATGAGCTAACTGCTTTCATTATGATGCAGTTTTAAGCAACATACGGTATAGTATAGCCATGATAAATAATGTAATAAGTTATTCATTCCAATAATCTGTTAAGACAATTTTGGTAGCAGTTAAATAATGGTTTTTGGTGGCTGCAGATgcgaattattatttttaattttttcccctTCTTTTGTTGCCTGTATTATTTCTTTATCTGAGGTTTAAAGATATCACAAATTAAACTCTGCAATTTCAGATATTGTTATAATATTTTTCAGGGAAAATTTAACAGAAACTGTTTGTCATCGTTACATAAAACGAGAAATTTTCATAAACATGTAACGAGTAGAATAAAATTTTGCTAGTAATTTTTGttcatatttatttaaaaatggtAAGATTAACTTAGGATAACATAGGTACAATAAAATTGTAACTTAAAAACGTTAAAGTatacttttctaaaaatgtttaagagtttttaataaaGATGTTAGGATAGGTGTTAAAAATCATAATTATATCAACGGATTATGTTTCATGTATTGTTATTTTTTAGAAGttcatatattttctttttaaaagaaaactaaCTGAAGAGTCTGTATATAACACCCGTTGTTCAATAAAACGATGAGCATGGTAAAGGGATTGTCTCGCTACAACATGAGCTACCCCATTAGTTAATCATAAAACAAAAGACATTAAGGTCTGATCGGTTGCTGAGGAGCTCTGTATTCCtgaataataaaaccaaattcAGCAAAATCAGGGAGTTTGGTGTGTAGACTATCCAACACACACTTGGCATCGGTCTCGAACAGGACATTATGCAAACCATACGCTAACACCCACTGAATATTAAATCTCAACGCCATTGCTTCCACAATGCGAGCCTTCAGGATCCCTGTGAAACAACTACTACCCAGAGCTCAGAATACACCATCATTGTCCCTCGTCACTACTCCAACCCCGCATTACCTTTCCTTTGTAAAAATCGCAACATCAAGGTTGCATTTCAGAAATCCCGTTGCTGGCTTCGTCCAACGAACACGAGACCACTGCCGCGTCAATTGATCCTTGTGTAATCTATTATTTCTATTGCAGCGCACACAACTCACCTTCCATTCTATTAGGAAAGCCTTCCCATTCTAAATTGCTGCTGTTGGTGATTGGCAGACACGATTCGAGATGCGATTGTTGCGATGTGACCGGACAACCCACATAACCAGCATTTTCTATACCACTACCTCCACTAATGCCGAGCTGCACTCATTCAGGAAACACGGACTAAACTCGTCACTCACCGCTGGAATCTCTAGTCTCATCAAACCCCAGCATTGCCTAGCGTACTGACATTCCATGCCTAGGTGCTCTCCATCTCGTCTGTCATCCCGCAAAATGGACAGACCTCCTGCAATGGAACATGACGAGCTGCTAGCCAAACCCATGTAGGCAGAGAAGTTGAACAGAGGCGCCAAAGGAAAGCTTTGAGCTTAGGAGAAAGTGGCAGTTTCCACAACGAGCCCCAACCTGTAACAACAATAGCATGAGAATAGCTAGTTTCCAGGCATATGTAACTGTAACCCGATTTGTCCGAATAGATACCATCTCGCGTATGCTAGAAATTATTCGAAacagagataaaaaaaaaaacttactaaACCCCTCGagcaggaattttcacatgcaccttgatgagcaagtgaatttgctcattcaccgttagatataggcttattaaatctaagcctcatgatgctttgaatctccaccttaggattctaataatcCTAGATCTAACgctgaatgagcaaattctacatgcttattaaggtgcatgtgatcaagactgtccCTCGAGATAGTATAGGCGCATCAATATCCTGCACTGACGCATAAATATTGCACCGacgccaaacagttgtaaacaTGATAAAATTTGGGtatcaaaaatatattatacttatacgaactttaaaaataaaattaaacccaAAATTTGATTTTTGCTAAATTATGCTAAAGGACCAATTTGACCCTTTATTCATATAAACAGATTCAAAAAGTTCATAGAACACAGGCAATTGCAAAAGCTCAGAAACAGAGACGACAGTAATGGCGGCTGTCTCTCTAATTTTATTTCCCGCCATTTTGTTCTCATCTCTACTGGATCTCACGTCTCAGGACCAACAACAAAACCATCTCCTACTCAACCAGTTGCACGACTCCAAGCTTAAGATCGCTAAATTAGGTATTATTCTTTGTAATTGAGTCTGAATTCACTCCAGATAAAACAAGAAACCCTAACTGTGACTCTTCTTTTAGCAGAATCTTCTCTTGAAGAAATTATCCTAAAAATAGAGGCTAGAGACATTAATCTGAAGGAAAGAGAGAAACAAATTCGGGAGATGGAGGAGAGAATAAACTATTTGCAATCTAAACTTTCGAATTTGAAGGTTTGTTGTATGTTAATACTTACTTTTTGCGATTTGGATGTTTCCTGTGTTTTTGCATCTCTAATTTTCTTACGTGCTCTTGATTGTAGAGTGTTTCCTTTACAGTTGATGAAAAAGTTAACTCGTTGGAAGAAGAGGTTAATGTTACCACTTTTCTTTGTACTCTTATTAGTGCTTATTTCAATCTGCTTCAGTGTTAAAATTGTTGTTTCACTGGAAGTTCAACTGACCCAACGAGTAGCTTGATTATGCCTAGGTAAAAGATCTATGGGCGACTTTGAGGAAGAACAATTTTGATCTTTATGTTCTACAGTCTAAAGCACAAGAAGCTGAACAGAGATTGCAAGCAGCAACTTTGAATGTTGAGGAGGTCaatacttttcttttttatgattCACCTCTTTGCTGTAGATTAAAATATCTATCAAATACAATATCATGAGTAATTGAACCAAAATGACGTATGGAGTAAAATAACAGATGCATTTGCCTCTGCATTAACTAAAATGCGTATAACCTGTTGACATCCCGAATGAAAGttcttaaaaattttatattgaaGAAAACATGATGatcaatttttattaaattatattcttttttggagcggcctcttgccaattaaattggcaagggaaggcttgcccccaatacacccttgtggtgggatccctccccggaccctcgctcagcggggacacgtaatgcgaccgggccgcccttttttatattctttttttcttccAGAGTGGGGAGTGGGCAAAGTTTTTATTATGCCCTTATTAACATTATGCAAGTTGTGAGAATCAGTATTTGTTGAATACAACTTTTGGGATTTTACATAAGCTGATCCATTAGTTATTGTTATTGCATTTTTGTTGTTTTAGATGGAAGAAGTGGTGACAGAGCAGTGGATCCAAATTCAACAGTTTGAGCAGGCTCTTCAACTCAGAGAAGTATAATTTTGGAGAACAATATTTGTCTTATGTTCTTATGATTTATAAAACTATAGGTTTGGCTTTGTTCTGTGTTGATGTCATGAATGATCATTTATGTGTTAAGGCTCTTTTTTCAGATGGCCATATTAAAGGCTCGAAGACGAGTGAGCCCTGAAAGATGCTCATTCTTGAAGGTGATATTTCTATGCATCCTATCTTTTTTGGTTTgtcatataatataatttttttattacaaattttaCCATACATTATGACTACTGACTAGCAACAATGGAATTCTAAAAGTCTTCTAATGTATTAActtaggtgctgtttgataaaactgaaaattaagtgctgaaaaaataaatactgaataAGTGCGGAaagtattgaatgatttaacttttataaaaatattagttgacaatgtttaacttaaaatgttaagttaaatgttttgacttatcaaaataagtgatttttaacttaattaactaatttaagtggtggagaaacaatcgttatcaaacgcacttaaattagataagtgcttaacattttagTTGTACATGGATACCTTAACTTAGTGGTAAAATTGAAACTATTTAGATGCTAATAAAAAATTTCTATCCCCAATGCTCCAAAAGAaaagagagggagagagaggaaCGTCTTTGATGTTGGTTTTGACAGCAATTTTGCGCTTCATTTGGTTGCAGTTTATGGATGATCTTTCCAGCAAATATTTGTCAAAGTATCTTGGGCCATTCGATTTATATTTGTTTGGCAAGGACTCTGCCTTGAGATCCTTCGGGTCTCAAACTGTACATCATTTCACAATCTTTTGTTCAAGAGTGAAGGAATCCCATCACGAGGTTTGTACTAACTCTTGTCAAATTTTACAATATTTCCGGTCCTTATCTAGTTATCTCTATCTTGCACTCTTCTAAAGATAACCTGTAAAAAGTACTACTATGCTAATCAATTTTTACTTCAGTAAAagttactccctccattctcaaataagtgtcgttttagataattatttttgttcttttttaagtgtcgttttcgtttttcaataaaatttagtatagaTTTTTGGTttaagcatttaaattttgtcttgatctatgtgttttttaagctttcaaagtttcttctccaatcattataggagaaagaatttttatttagttaatctatgtaaatttattaatttaagtgcatattaattgtgtttcttaatttgtgtgaaaattctaaaacgacacttatttgagaatggagggagtataagATTCTGCATGACAAATGAGGTTTTCTGAGGCAGTGCATTATGCTATTTGGTGTTTTTCAATTATCAGAATATAATTCCATGCTAGTATGGAGGGTGAACAGGTGAGATTGGATTTAATAGCTCACAAGTTAGTGGTTGCTTGTACCCTGGTTTCTCTCAACTAGCTAAATAAATTGCGAAATTAGATCTAAGAGCAGTGACTTCCTATTTGTATAATACTGCTCTATATGGAATCGTGGATATGATGCATCAACATGACTGTTTTTTGTTTCTTAGTTTGCAATGTCGTAATGATCGATATCGCAATGGTTTGAGCTAAAAAGACTATCTTAGGCACTCTAACCATGATGATGTTGCCTGGATAGTAGTATTGTGTTGTAATAATGCGTTTTCCACTCTCATTTTGTTTGTAGCTGCAAGGTTTCATCAGAAGAGAAATGGAAAGCCATGAATTTACTGCACATCTTGCCAACGAGGAGCTAGTATTTGTTGTGGTATATACTTCACTTCATTGCTCTTCAATTTCTCCACCCAAGTTCCGCACTTAAACACACACACAGGCATTAACATGTCAGCTGGATaaaattttctttaaaaaaactaACCCCTTTGTTTCATGTTTATCTGGGCATTTTGGTGCTAATGGATCCATTGTTTAGTTATTTCTTtgaggcaaaaagcatcctaaGGCCCCTGATCATTTTGATTTCAGTGGATTGAGCCCTGAAATCAGCCTGATGAGCGGTTTGAGGATGCTTTTACCTTTATCCAAACATAATTGATCATTACATTTACATTGAATTTGGTGATGTTATCCAGGCTTCTGCTCTAGTCATCTTCCCAGTATTGAGTGCTTGGTTGTTTCTCTCATCACATGTACTCTAAATGAGAAGATGGTTTTCAAAAATGGCAGCCTATGTCGAAGAGAGAGGCAATGCCCGCCTTCTGGTTTGGTTTGTTCTAGACATGTACCTTGATCACCATGTGGGGCTGTTAGTAGTTTGTTCTCCATTTTACTCTGGTTTCTGGTACCTTAACAAGGTCAGATTCAATAGCTATGACCACTTTAGTTGGGATTTTGCACCATGAATGTTACACATTTGAGCTTGTACTTGGatggggggtcgaaattctttGATGGAAGCCCGGTTGTTCTTCTGAGAAGTGTAGAGCAATTTGCCTCAAATCAAAACAACTCCATTCGCCCATATGGAGACAAAACTAGTAATTTGAATTTCAATATTCTGTATAAATATAATAGTCACAGATAGATGGGTTTACTACGCTATAAGAATCTATAGAATGATGCAAATTTGACAATTATTCCAAATCTTGAaacttgattttttattttaaagttcaATTGAAATCCTTCGTCTATAAAAATTTGGTAGACTCGTTGcttaatactttttttttcatttaaaagaATAAGGGTTAAAAAACAAAAGAGCTAATTTTTAAGAAAGAGTATtattaaatcttaaaatataCCTCAAATTATTGGTCCGGTGCATTTATGAGTAGTACCAATGTATCCTAAAAaattgggtaaagttcaaataaaacccacgTGGTTTCactatggtttactttttgtcaaaataaggattgaggtttcacacttttaataatgttattaaaactatctttaacgacctgaaaatgaaaattttcaagaattaaagttgttcaatgcatattttttatggaactacattttcgattttaaaaaatcatcttttttggaacattctctctctaaacattaactttttctctctttaccaaatatcatctaaataatctcgaaataaaaaagttaaagaattaaagttgcttagaatattagtagtttttaaaatatgtaatttttgaagtcgtcaagggtgattttaatagtatcaatcaaaaaagtccttattttgctaaatttaAAAACCTCAGTCcccgttttgacaaaaagtaaaccacagtcctttatctgaaaattagtgaaaccacagtggttttatttgaattttaccctaaaaaatTTGGTGGTTTAGTTATGACTTGTAATAGTGACATTTTAGTTTCAAGGGGCTCTTTCTTAACAGATGACAACGGATTTTATAAACAAGTTTGTTGGTTTTATGGATTTTGATAAGTGTTTATAATTTTAGACGAAATGATGTTAAAAAGATTCAATTAGTCAAATAACAGTGTAAAATTTGTAACTTTATCCCATACCAATATCAAGTTGAGATTGTTTATTTTTGATTGATAATATCTTATCTCAAAGATGGAGAAAACAACATGGGAGCAGAGAATAATAGCCTTAACCCACATCCTAACCAGCCCCACAACCACACCTCCTCTCTACTCCCAATTCTTCATCTCCACACAAATTCCATCATACTTCAAATGGGAATTCTACCCCCCTATCCTCTGCTTCAAAGATACAGAAAGAACCTACCTTTCTGGGCATCTGAAATGGGGGTTCTCTCTTTTTCTAAAAAGGGTATCTAGATTAGGGTTCCCTCAAACTTCTTGGAGATCCAAGTGTCCGTACCAACAACCGCCACCGTTGATTCTCGCCAAGGGAGTGGAGGAAGCAGAGTGGGGAGATGACCAGAAAAGAGAGTATGTTAGGAAGAGGATGAAGAGAAGAAGATATGGTAGCAGTGTTGTTAATCCTTTGATTCCGATTCTGGTTCCTAATATGTTACTCTTGTCGCTTCTGCTATGGAACCCATTTCCTGATCTTGATTCTTGAGATGTGTTTTCTCTAATAATTCATGTTTTCAACTATTTTGTAAAGAAATACAAGCATTGAAAAGTTGTTTCTTATGGCGTGTATTCTGTGATCAAGATTAGGAAAATTAATCTTTCTTTTACACCAAACtactttatatttttaatagaaTACTACTGTACATCGGCTATATCACAACAATAATTAGAAGATGGATGAATATCAATGTGATATGATTATACCGTCCATGGACCGGGCCGGGCGGGCTTTTGTGTAAAAATGCTTGTTCCAAGTCCAGCACAACCCaatattaatttaggcgggctcaGACCAGATTGGGCTCGGATTTAAAAATCAAgagtcaaatacatgaatatcgtaaataactacaaaattacaattaaatcatatcatcaaacttaattcttaatatgtcattattctctatatattatgattttacactataatttaaaaactctagactcaaattcataaatcacaaaccctagaaaatatattcttgacttctaatttataaattctaatctttaaaatatattaaaagtactgattttactaatttgacttaatacaaaattatgagttgacatagttgtaaatactttttaaaatatgaatttctgtgtaattttttcaaaaaggaaatcccaagcccaacccatataagcccacctaaaaatatacataatttttaattataaaaaatcaaaaattaaaataaatatttaattataaatatgtaaatttttttaattaatattaataagacgggccgggctgggccggcccGTGATAGTTTTATATGTCTCAAACCCgtccaaaaaataggcgggctttaACGAGCCTGGGTCGGACTGGGTCTAAGAGTACAAATGATATTATTTGATTGGACGAATGTATTTAAAAAGATAAATATGTGCAGTTATTTGTCATCATATTTATTTGaggaaattttattataataatttttttaacaaaaataacgGTATGAtagtatttaaaaaaattgaatatctaacaaaaaaatttttaagtaaaaagaaaattttattaatgaaaGTCATAATATAATATAGAACAAATAAAATCATGAGGTCTTAAATACCATTCCATCAATCCTGATATAAAGTAGACAGCTCGAGCAAACTCATGGGTTACACTATTCGCAGAACGCTAACGAAATTGACACTAACGTCATTTAAAGAACTTAACAGAGATTTGCAATCTTTCAATATAAAACCATAAGCAGATCTAAAAGCTCTTTCCCTAAGATGATTGGCTACCGTAACAGCATCTGATTCAATCTTACATCTTCCCaaacctttattttttaacCAACTCAGCGCTTCCTTTATACCCATTACTTCTCCATCTCTGACTTGATAGTTGCCTGGGAGAAGCTTAGAAAATACACCACAGAACTGGTCTTCACTATTGCGAAGCACAACCCCAACCCTTAACAATCCAGAACCCGGAATCAGGAAAGCATCAACATttaacttgtgaacataaggatGAGGTTTGCACCATATATGTGCTAATGAATTTTGTGTCGAACCATTTCTGTCGTGATGCAAGGTTTGTACATCATGTCATTCCTTCAAACCCAATCAAGCCATTTGAAAACCACTCTTGGAGACATCTTAACATTGTTCCAAATATAATCGTTTCTACATGTCCAAATACCCCAAATAACCATGACCCACACACAAATAGAGTCAACAGAC
The sequence above is drawn from the Euphorbia lathyris chromosome 6, ddEupLath1.1, whole genome shotgun sequence genome and encodes:
- the LOC136231891 gene encoding uncharacterized protein isoform X2 gives rise to the protein MAAVSLILFPAILFSSLLDLTSQDQQQNHLLLNQLHDSKLKIAKLESSLEEIILKIEARDINLKEREKQIREMEERINYLQSKLSNLKSVSFTVDEKVNSLEEEVKDLWATLRKNNFDLYVLQSKAQEAEQRLQAATLNVEEMEEVVTEQWIQIQQFEQALQLREMAILKARRRVSPERCSFLKFMDDLSSKYLSKYLGPFDLYLFGKDSALRSFGSQTVHHFTIFCSRVKESHHELQGFIRREMESHEFTAHLANEELVFVVASALVIFPVLSAWLFLSSHVL
- the LOC136233158 gene encoding uncharacterized protein is translated as MEKTTWEQRIIALTHILTSPTTTPPLYSQFFISTQIPSYFKWEFYPPILCFKDTERTYLSGHLKWGFSLFLKRVSRLGFPQTSWRSKCPYQQPPPLILAKGVEEAEWGDDQKREYVRKRMKRRRYGSSVVNPLIPILVPNMLLLSLLLWNPFPDLDS
- the LOC136231891 gene encoding uncharacterized protein isoform X1 — protein: MAAVSLILFPAILFSSLLDLTSQDQQQNHLLLNQLHDSKLKIAKLAESSLEEIILKIEARDINLKEREKQIREMEERINYLQSKLSNLKSVSFTVDEKVNSLEEEVKDLWATLRKNNFDLYVLQSKAQEAEQRLQAATLNVEEMEEVVTEQWIQIQQFEQALQLREMAILKARRRVSPERCSFLKFMDDLSSKYLSKYLGPFDLYLFGKDSALRSFGSQTVHHFTIFCSRVKESHHELQGFIRREMESHEFTAHLANEELVFVVASALVIFPVLSAWLFLSSHVL